Proteins from a genomic interval of Polaribacter sp. Q13:
- a CDS encoding glycoside hydrolase family 3 C-terminal domain-containing protein → MRNITSYLILIFLIIGNITNAQTWKDPNESINVRVDDLLSKMTLEEKISYCGSAIPAIERLGIPEYMWYGEALHGLKAWNATQFPQNIAMGSTWNPDLMFDVATAISNEARALKNSGQKEVMMFSPTVNMARDPRWGRNEECYSEDPFLMSEIARMYVRGMQGNDPNYLKTVTTVKHFVANNVDFRREFSHSLVRQKDLYEYYFPAYNTCIVDEEAAGIMTGLNGLNGVPCSANNWLVNDVLRDEWGFKGYVIADWAAVEGVEKRLRFVNTQEEAAALAIKSGTDQECFRHKTKSAPFVQALKPAIEQGLLTESELDVSVNRLLRLRFMTGDFDDPKLNPYSKIPQSVLESETHKKLALKAAEQSIVLLKNDDVLPLKKNIEKLAVIGPFANRCWLGIYSGNPKSKITPLEGIQKSANGEVKFAEGCSITGDITDEEKIAEAVALAKKSETVILIVGNDESTATETLDRLSLNLPGKQHQLIKAVQAVNKNVILVLVPSGSTSIGWEQKNIPGIICAWPNGQEQGTALANILFGDINPGGKLSASWVKSENQLPNFHDYNVSTWRDDYGPEVARTYMYSNIDYLYPFGYGLSYTQFEIQDIKLDKNRLEAMGDVLVTAKVANIGDRDGDEIVQVYVRDKEASHIVPKKALKGFKRIHIKSGESKTVTIKLPYEAFSHYDTSLKAFKVEAGDFEIMIGQSSEKIVGSKTIEVAEGVIPKIRVGQKSGYFNAEDENRTKKMGLLI, encoded by the coding sequence ATGAGAAACATCACAAGTTATTTAATATTGATATTCCTAATTATAGGGAATATCACCAATGCTCAAACTTGGAAAGACCCCAATGAAAGCATAAATGTCCGTGTTGACGATTTATTATCGAAAATGACATTGGAAGAAAAAATCAGCTATTGTGGTTCAGCGATACCTGCTATTGAACGATTGGGAATTCCTGAATATATGTGGTATGGAGAAGCTCTTCATGGATTAAAAGCATGGAACGCCACCCAATTCCCTCAGAATATAGCTATGGGTTCTACCTGGAATCCAGATTTGATGTTTGACGTGGCTACAGCTATTTCCAATGAAGCACGTGCTTTAAAAAATAGTGGGCAAAAAGAAGTAATGATGTTTTCGCCTACAGTGAATATGGCTAGAGACCCAAGATGGGGAAGAAATGAAGAATGCTATAGTGAAGATCCTTTTTTGATGTCGGAAATTGCACGTATGTATGTTCGTGGAATGCAGGGAAACGATCCAAACTACCTAAAAACAGTAACAACTGTTAAACATTTTGTAGCCAATAATGTTGACTTTCGAAGAGAATTCAGTCATTCACTTGTTCGTCAAAAAGATTTGTACGAATATTATTTTCCTGCCTACAATACCTGTATTGTAGACGAAGAAGCAGCTGGTATTATGACTGGGCTTAATGGGTTAAACGGAGTGCCATGTTCAGCAAACAATTGGTTGGTAAACGACGTATTACGCGATGAATGGGGATTTAAAGGATATGTAATTGCTGACTGGGCTGCTGTTGAGGGAGTAGAAAAACGACTTCGATTTGTGAATACTCAGGAAGAAGCAGCTGCTTTGGCTATTAAATCAGGAACAGATCAAGAGTGTTTTAGACATAAAACCAAATCGGCACCTTTTGTTCAAGCGCTTAAACCAGCTATTGAGCAAGGCTTATTAACCGAGAGTGAATTAGATGTTTCGGTAAACAGATTATTAAGACTTCGATTTATGACTGGTGATTTTGACGATCCTAAGCTCAACCCATATTCTAAAATACCTCAAAGCGTTCTTGAATCTGAAACGCATAAGAAATTGGCTCTTAAAGCTGCAGAACAGTCTATAGTGCTTTTAAAAAATGATGATGTACTACCTCTGAAGAAAAATATTGAGAAACTAGCTGTAATTGGTCCTTTTGCAAACCGATGTTGGTTGGGAATTTATTCAGGAAATCCAAAAAGTAAAATAACACCATTAGAAGGTATTCAAAAAAGTGCGAATGGTGAAGTTAAATTTGCAGAAGGTTGCTCCATTACAGGAGATATTACTGACGAAGAAAAAATAGCCGAAGCAGTTGCTTTAGCCAAGAAATCAGAAACTGTAATTCTAATAGTTGGTAACGATGAAAGTACGGCAACTGAAACTCTTGACCGTCTTTCACTAAATCTGCCAGGTAAACAGCACCAGCTTATTAAAGCGGTTCAAGCTGTAAATAAAAATGTCATTCTTGTTTTAGTACCTAGTGGTTCAACTTCTATTGGTTGGGAGCAAAAAAATATACCAGGAATAATTTGTGCATGGCCAAATGGTCAAGAGCAAGGAACAGCGTTAGCTAATATTTTATTTGGCGACATAAATCCCGGAGGTAAACTAAGTGCTAGCTGGGTAAAATCAGAAAATCAATTACCAAATTTTCACGATTACAACGTTTCAACTTGGAGAGATGATTATGGTCCAGAAGTTGCACGTACGTATATGTATTCAAATATTGATTATTTGTATCCATTCGGATATGGTTTAAGTTACACTCAATTTGAAATTCAGGATATTAAATTAGATAAAAATCGTTTGGAAGCAATGGGTGATGTACTTGTTACAGCTAAAGTTGCCAATATTGGAGATAGAGACGGTGATGAAATAGTGCAAGTATATGTGCGTGATAAAGAAGCTAGCCATATAGTTCCAAAGAAAGCATTAAAAGGCTTTAAACGTATTCATATTAAGTCAGGAGAGAGTAAAACGGTTACAATTAAGTTGCCTTATGAAGCATTTTCTCATTACGATACAAGCTTGAAAGCGTTTAAAGTGGAAGCGGGTGATTTCGAAATAATGATCGGACAGTCGAGCGAAAAAATTGTAGGTAGTAAAACCATTGAAGTTGCGGAAGGTGTAATTCCAAAAATCCGAGTGGGACAAAAGAGTGGTTATTTCAATGCTGAGGATGAAAATCGAACCAAAAAAATGGGATTACTTATATGA
- a CDS encoding AraC family transcriptional regulator — MKPLLKQVTTSPNNSFKIKLFDEQEFKAEWHFHPQYELTYMIQSTGIRYVGDSMHQFERGDLVLVGKNLPHSWKTIDAKNEKVKCVVIQWDDSLFSNWFDKPEFTSIKKMLLKSSYGISFDKKTALSLENSFSSIYNQNPFKRFITFLNILNVLATSASIELLAGPSFGKDLSLKESTRVNVINNYIKDNYENEPSLTDISNKLSLSKEAFCRFFKKTFDKTYSSYVSEYRIAIASKMFVETDLSVSQIAYESGFNNLSFFYRQFKKHKQLSPKIYRQLYQRI, encoded by the coding sequence ATGAAACCGTTATTAAAACAAGTTACCACTTCTCCAAATAATTCTTTTAAAATTAAGTTATTTGACGAACAGGAATTTAAGGCCGAATGGCATTTTCATCCACAATATGAATTAACATATATGATTCAAAGCACAGGAATTAGATATGTTGGTGATTCTATGCATCAATTTGAAAGAGGAGATTTAGTTTTGGTGGGAAAAAATTTACCACATTCTTGGAAAACTATCGATGCTAAAAATGAAAAAGTGAAGTGTGTGGTTATACAATGGGATGATTCATTATTTAGTAATTGGTTTGATAAACCAGAATTTACAAGCATCAAAAAAATGCTTTTAAAATCGAGTTATGGAATCTCTTTTGATAAAAAAACAGCACTTTCTCTTGAGAATTCATTTAGTTCCATTTATAATCAAAATCCTTTTAAACGTTTTATAACTTTTTTGAATATATTAAATGTCTTGGCTACAAGCGCCTCTATTGAACTGTTAGCTGGACCTAGTTTTGGTAAAGATCTTTCATTAAAAGAGAGTACTAGAGTAAATGTAATTAACAATTATATAAAAGATAACTATGAAAATGAACCTTCTTTAACCGATATATCAAATAAGTTGTCATTAAGTAAGGAAGCATTTTGTCGGTTTTTTAAAAAAACTTTCGACAAAACATATTCTAGCTATGTTAGTGAATATAGAATTGCTATTGCTAGTAAAATGTTTGTAGAAACTGATTTGTCGGTTTCTCAAATAGCATATGAATCTGGCTTTAATAATTTGTCTTTTTTTTACAGACAATTTAAAAAACATAAGCAATTGTCTCCAAAAATCTATCGACAACTATATCAAAGGATTTAA
- a CDS encoding mandelate racemase/muconate lactonizing enzyme family protein codes for MKDLQIRDVKIFKASTPLKKTISDATHTLTEISFIVLRIQLENGVIGESYLLSFQYSPNAIAGALKDAIPHIIGHKVNEMGIVYNKLENLGEYFGNQGINRWAQAAVNIAMWDAWGKTLNQPIHQILGVCKEKVSIYGSGGWISYSIDELIEEVTGYADRGFKAVKIKVGSPKVSTDVERLRLVREAVGDKVDIMMDANQGMDLPSAMKLARAAKELNINWFEEPVNHQNFQAFEILKNQAGISLAMGEREFDTLALKELITRNALDIWQPDILRIGGVEKWRESAALAGSFNLPVLPHYYKDYDVPLLCTIPNGVGAESFDWVDPLIDNPMIIQDGFAKPHELPGWGFNFIDDTLTEIKF; via the coding sequence ATGAAAGATTTACAAATAAGAGACGTAAAAATTTTTAAAGCATCAACACCTTTAAAAAAAACTATTTCAGATGCAACGCATACGTTAACTGAAATTTCCTTTATAGTATTAAGAATTCAATTAGAAAACGGAGTAATAGGAGAATCCTATTTGTTATCATTTCAATATTCGCCAAATGCCATTGCAGGTGCATTAAAAGATGCAATACCACATATTATTGGTCATAAGGTCAATGAAATGGGTATTGTTTATAATAAATTAGAAAATTTAGGGGAGTATTTTGGTAACCAAGGTATCAATCGTTGGGCACAAGCTGCTGTAAATATTGCCATGTGGGATGCTTGGGGAAAAACATTGAATCAACCTATTCATCAAATTCTAGGAGTTTGTAAAGAAAAAGTATCTATCTACGGAAGTGGTGGTTGGATTTCTTACTCTATTGACGAATTGATTGAAGAAGTTACGGGTTACGCTGACCGCGGATTTAAAGCCGTAAAAATAAAAGTTGGTTCTCCTAAAGTAAGTACAGATGTAGAGCGTTTACGTTTAGTGCGTGAAGCAGTTGGCGACAAAGTAGATATTATGATGGATGCTAACCAAGGTATGGATTTGCCATCTGCTATGAAATTAGCTCGTGCGGCAAAAGAATTAAATATCAACTGGTTTGAAGAGCCTGTAAATCATCAAAATTTTCAAGCTTTTGAAATATTGAAAAACCAAGCAGGAATTTCTTTAGCCATGGGAGAGCGTGAATTTGATACGTTAGCGCTTAAAGAATTAATAACCAGAAATGCTTTAGATATTTGGCAACCAGATATTTTAAGAATTGGTGGAGTAGAAAAATGGAGAGAAAGTGCTGCTTTAGCTGGTAGTTTCAATCTTCCTGTTTTACCTCATTATTACAAAGATTACGATGTACCTTTATTGTGTACAATTCCTAATGGAGTTGGTGCAGAATCTTTTGACTGGGTAGATCCGTTAATAGACAATCCGATGATTATTCAGGATGGTTTTGCGAAACCACACGAATTACCAGGTTGGGGTTTTAATTTTATAGATGATACATTAACCGAAATCAAATTTTAA
- a CDS encoding SDR family NAD(P)-dependent oxidoreductase — MSLEVFSLKGQRALVTGGGTGIGLGISKAIIEAGGKVIITGRREAVLQEAVKTLGKNASYRVNDITDRASIPTLVESIETEEGAIDILVNNAGIHHKAWAQETSDEDFERIIQTNLISVFSLTRECAKYMLKRKKGSIIMIGSMAGLFGIDRVIAYSVSKTALTGLVNSLTTEYAKDNVRVNAIAPGWITSNMFLNAINKDEARKQQITNRIAMDHFGTTEDIGNSAVFLSSKAAKYITGVILPVDGGATINF; from the coding sequence ATGAGTTTAGAAGTTTTTTCTTTAAAAGGACAGCGTGCACTAGTAACTGGTGGAGGCACAGGAATTGGTTTGGGAATCTCTAAAGCAATCATAGAAGCAGGAGGGAAAGTGATCATTACAGGACGTAGAGAAGCCGTTTTGCAAGAAGCAGTAAAAACTTTAGGTAAAAATGCATCTTACAGAGTCAATGATATTACTGATAGAGCTAGTATTCCAACTTTAGTTGAATCAATAGAAACTGAAGAAGGTGCTATTGATATTTTAGTAAATAACGCAGGAATTCATCATAAAGCTTGGGCACAAGAGACTTCTGACGAAGATTTTGAACGCATCATTCAAACAAACCTTATTAGTGTATTTTCATTAACGCGTGAGTGCGCAAAATATATGCTAAAACGTAAAAAAGGTTCTATCATAATGATTGGCTCTATGGCTGGATTATTTGGTATAGATCGTGTAATTGCGTATAGCGTCTCAAAAACAGCATTAACAGGTTTGGTTAATAGTTTGACTACAGAATATGCCAAAGATAATGTTCGTGTAAATGCTATTGCTCCAGGTTGGATTACTTCTAATATGTTTTTAAACGCCATTAATAAAGACGAAGCTCGCAAGCAGCAAATTACAAATCGTATTGCTATGGATCATTTTGGAACCACTGAAGATATTGGGAATTCAGCTGTGTTTTTAAGTTCTAAAGCTGCAAAATATATCACAGGTGTTATTTTACCTGTTGATGGAGGAGCAACCATTAATTTCTAA